A genomic window from Triticum urartu cultivar G1812 chromosome 7, Tu2.1, whole genome shotgun sequence includes:
- the LOC125521462 gene encoding ervatamin-B-like: protein MAFMRSSSSSMALALLPLLVAAAFFIPSMASSASGTLDHGLDGEALLMLGRFHGWMAAHGRSYATVEEKLRRFEVYRSNMEFIEAANRDSRMTYSLGETPFTDLTHDEFMAMFSSNSGSNESSWESEETTVITTRAGPVHEGTAAVEEPPRRTNLNLTAVVPPSVDWREKGVVTAAKYQGDSCSSCWAFTSVATMESAHAISTGGSPPVLSEQQLVDCRINGCGNSWMDKAFDWVIQNGGITTEAVYPYTGKVGTCQRAKPVAVRIRGYKKVTPSGNETVLMEAVAQQPVAASFDYSDPCFQHYIRGVYNAGCSRSGVYTKGACGTTQNHALALVGYGTKPDGTKYWIGKNSWTDQWGDKGFVYFLRDSPPLGLCGIAKYPLYPII, encoded by the exons ATGGCTTTCATGCGCTCTTCGTCCTCATCCATGGCTCTGGCTCTGCTGCCGCTACTGGTGGCAGCCGCATTCTTCATCCCCTCCATGGCTTCATCAGCTTCAGGTACCCTCGACCATGGCTTGGATGGTGAGGCACTGCTGATGCTGGGGAGGTTCCATGGGTGGATGGCGGCGCACGGCCGGTCGTACGCCACCGTGGAGGAGAAGCTGCGCCGTTTCGAGGTGTACCGGAGCAACATGGAGTTCATCGAGGCGGCGAACCGGGACAGCCGGATGACCTACAGCCTCGGCGAGACCCCGTTCACCGACCTCACCCACGATGAGTTCATGGCCATGTTCAGCAGCAATTCTGGCAGCAACGAGTCGTCATGGGAGTCGGAGGAGACGACGGTGATCACAACTCGCGCTGGCCCCGTCCACGAGGGCACCGCCGCCGTCGAAGAGCCacctcgtcgtaccaacctcaaCCTGACGGCGGTGGTGCCTCCGAGCGTGGATTGGAGGGAGAAAGGCGTCGTCACAGCAGCCAAGTATCAAGGGGATTCCTGTT CGTCTTGCTGGGCGTTCACGTCGGTGGCGACGATGGAGAGCGCACATGCGATCAGCACCGGCGGATCGCCACCGGTGCTGTCGGAGCAGCAGCTGGTGGACTGTCGGATTAACGGCTGCGGCAACAGTTGGATGGACAAGGCCTTCGATTGGGTGATCCAGAACGGTGGCATCACCACGGAGGCGGTCTACCCCTACACCGGCAAGGTGGGCACGTGCCAAAGGGCCAAGCCGGTCGCGGTGAGGATCAGAGGCTACAAGAAGGTTACACCGTCTGGCAACGAGACGGTGCTCATGGAGGCCGTGGCGCAGCAGCCCGTCGCCGCATCCTTCGACTACAGTGACCCCTGCTTCCAGCACTACATCCGCGGCGTGTACAACGCCGGTTGCTCCAGGTCCGGCGTCTACACCAAAGGGGCGTGCGGGACAACGCAGAACCACGCGCTGGCCCTCGTCGGGTACGGGACCAAGCCTGACGGGACCAAGTACTGGATCGGTAAGAACTCGTGGACTGACCAGTGGGGTGACAAAGGCTTCGTCTATTTCCTTAGGGACTCGCCGCCGTTGGGCTTGTGCGGCATTGCCAAGTACCCGCTTTACCCTATCATCTGA